Part of the Triticum aestivum cultivar Chinese Spring chromosome 4D, IWGSC CS RefSeq v2.1, whole genome shotgun sequence genome is shown below.
GGGCAATTCCAAGGGAGAGATATTAATTGTAGATTCAAAAGGCATCCAAGTACTTGGGTTAATTCCCATCCCAGGTGGAACAGTTGTTAaggacattgttttcagcagagaTGGCCAATATCTGCTAACGAACTCTAATGATCGTGTCATTAGAGTCTATGAGAATATTCTGCCCATTAATGGTTCTGGGAAGGAGATTGAAAAAATAATCACCAGCAACAATAATGACTATGAAAGCAAGTATGAGAAGCTAAAAGCAAATGGTGCACGCTGCTTAGTTCTTTCTTGCGAAGTCTCAGATGCCATTGCAAAGGTACAGTGGAAGGCACCATGCTTCAGTGGTGATGCTGAGTGGATTGTTGGTGCTTCTGCAAGCAAAGGAGAGCACAGATTGCACATATGGGACCGAGCAGGGCGTCTTATAAAGATCCTTGAAGGTCCAAAGGAAGCTCTCATTGATCTCGCTTGGCATCCATTTGATCCTACAATTGCTTCAGTGTCTGTGGCAGGCTTAACATACATTTGGGCAAAGGAACATGTAGAGAATTGGAGTGCGTTTGCTCCTGATTTTATAGAACTAGAAGAAAACGAGGAATATGTTGAACGAGAGGACGAGTTCGACATAAATGCATATGCAGAAAGGGTGAGTGACGAttcttttcttgtttttctcagtTGTTTGTAAAATGAAAGCATACACACATCCGGCTTAATCCAAATCTTCTATGCTGCAGGTTGAAGAACTGATGATAGATCAGGATGCAGAGATTGATGTTGAAACATGTGAGAAGAACTCATCATTCAGTGATTTTGAGGACTCAGCAGATGAGATCATCTACTTGCCTGCTATTCCTTCCCCGGATGCTCCTGATGAGCAGCCAGACAAGTGCCTAGTAAGCTCATCAAAATTGGAGGATAGCAATCATTCTGGTTCGCCCCCATCCTCAATGGATGCTGTGCAGAATGGTCTAGCCATTCCTCCCGCATCTAGTCCATTGGAAGGTAAAGCTGTAGACTATTGTAATTTCTTACTTCAGCAGTGTCTCATTTTGTGCAAGTTATGATTTGTTTTTCAGTTGAAACCTGCCAGCAGTGTTCTTTTGTTTCCCATCAAACACAAAAACCTGCAGAATATCTCAAATAATTGTGCACTCATCTGGATGAGATGATGGTAACATAAGTTGGTCTTCATTTTACTTTAAAACAAAGTTGCAGCAGTGCACTCGATTTTGTTGTATAGGTGTGATGTAAACATGGAGTTATACACACACACTCTGGGAAAATAAGATTTATATTATCATATATACAGACTAGATAATGCTGAACTCGTATTGATGAATGATGATGTAATCGTAGCCAGGAATAGAATCTTCAAAACCTGAACCTTCTGACGTTTGCTTAATGCTTTTGTGGTTTAACTGTTATCATCCTTCCCAAAATGAAGTACATTCTTGGTTTTGTTTCCCTTGCAGTTGTTGACAATTCCATGGCCGAAGAGCCATCAGCGGAAGCGGCAAACGCAAAGCGGAAGAGGAGGCTATCAGCCAAGGGGCTGGAGATGCAGCAGGCTGAAAAAGTGAAGAAACCACCCATAAAGATGTCGTCCAACGGCAAGCCGTCGAAGCCCAAGAGCAAGCCGGTGGTGGAACCTGTCAACGGCAACAGCTCGGCCAAGATCAAGCAGCAGCTGCTGGAACCTGTCAACGGGAACAGCTCGGCCGCCGACATTGACGACGAAGCGACCGAGGACGACGAGATGTAAGCAAGCAGCTCGTATGTTTGACGCTGATGGCTCGTGTTTTAATTTCATGCTGCCCTGACCGAAAACAACGGTGAGGGCATAGAGATAGGGCTATCACCTATGTTAATTAGTGTTCCCGTAGAAAGAAAGTATGTGTCGTGGTTATGCCGAGACATGATAAACATCGTTTGCATATGTGTTGTGTGTAGTCTGAAGTCTGCTGTCTTTGCATTGATCTTGAGGTGAAGAAACCTGGTCAGTATGGACCATGGTTAAGCTTAATTCCTTTATGCTTGTAGATCGTTGTGGTTAAGTCTCGGTTGATATCGTTAGCTTGTGCCCGTGGGTTATGCTATGAGCCTATCATTGCCGTATCATGTGACTTTACAGGTGTGAGATTGTGTGGGAGTGCCGTTGCCAATTGCATCCATCATTGTGCCGTCGATTGTACTACTGGATGCTGGAAAACGGTATTAGTAGTACTAATCATGCGGCGGTCCGTATATAGAATCTTTGTCCAGTTGTGGTCATATCATTATTGTAATCAAGTCGTATTATCTTTGTTGCTAAAGATGAAGATCTGCGTGCAATGCAAGCCAGTACGACTGTACAAAACGAAATAGTAAAGCGTGATGATAAATAAAAATATAAGAGAAGGGAGGAGGGTACCAAGCTGATGAATAATTGGTACATCCAAATCTTAGTCTTGTAATATTTTTAAAAAATGTACCTGTAATAACAGTATAAAAAAGATACTATGTGTACGTACTAATCAAGGGAGTAGTTCTTTTTAATTTGTTATTTCAACTCTGATTGACTCCCAGGTTGGGGTTGCCCTTTGAGCCCTTCTACGTCCAGAAAGCGGGCCGCTAGACAGAATTTGGTCATCATGTGCGCGCCTAAAGCGCACCGGATGCCAGTATAATAATGCTGGCATGGCCACTTTTAGTAAATTAGCAGTACCATCTGACTATAGCATAACCCAAAGGGATCACTGTATCTAACctaactagctagctaatcaaGCCGGGTTAGCGTTAGGATACTGGGATACGTGCAAACTGCGTGTACGATCGCTGCATATTCATTTCTTCGGTGGATTGTTTCAGGACCATGCTCGCCACTGCTCCTGCTTGCTTGCTAATCATGAATCTGGCGCCGGCTTATGTACTGTAAAATTAGTATATACTCCCTAGATGATGACTGATGATCAGGATTATGTGCAAGTAGACCCTGTCCTTCTTTCCTCTCTCGCAAAGCGACTAGGGCAAAGCCTTCCTCCCCTCGGTCTCCGTTGACGAGCCTGTGGATTCGCCTCCCTTTCGTCGGCCGCTTCGGCAACAGGTGGCGAGAAGGGGATTCCTAGTGTTGACTCCGGCTAGTACATAGGTTAGGGTTTTTAGTGCAAGCAGGGGTGACGCTCGGACGGATGATGGTGCTTCTTCTTCAAGTCAATCTTCCGGGCTCCAATCCTCCTCAAATTCATCGGGACAGATTAAACGGAGCTCCTGTGTAGATTACCGCTAGTTCCT
Proteins encoded:
- the LOC123098325 gene encoding protein RBL isoform X1; its protein translation is MDGETHSFNVVGKPGGFLFGARASSRKRAPPAASDPLQGDFPETIEEFLQHGNMKCIAFNRRGTLLAAGCANGSCVIWDFETRGLAREFRDKDCTAPITSVSWSKYGHRLLASATDKSLTLWNVVTGEKIARITLQQTPLHARLHPGSSIPSVCLACPLSSAPILVDLNTGSTIVLPVSASDSGNVPLPNSRKFSDGSPPFTPTAATFDKNGELIYVGNSKGEILIVDSKGIQVLGLIPIPGGTVVKDIVFSRDGQYLLTNSNDRVIRVYENILPINGSGKEIEKIITSNNNDYESKYEKLKANGARCLVLSCEVSDAIAKVQWKAPCFSGDAEWIVGASASKGEHRLHIWDRAGRLIKILEGPKEALIDLAWHPFDPTIASVSVAGLTYIWAKEHVENWSAFAPDFIELEENEEYVEREDEFDINAYAERVEELMIDQDAEIDVETCEKNSSFSDFEDSADEIIYLPAIPSPDAPDEQPDKCLVSSSKLEDSNHSGSPPSSMDAVQNGLAIPPASSPLEVVDNSMAEEPSAEAANAKRKRRLSAKGLEMQQAEKVKKPPIKMSSNGKPSKPKSKPVVEPVNGNSSAKIKQQLLEPVNGNSSAADIDDEATEDDEM
- the LOC123098325 gene encoding protein RBL isoform X2, producing MNVPIVDPLQGDFPETIEEFLQHGNMKCIAFNRRGTLLAAGCANGSCVIWDFETRGLAREFRDKDCTAPITSVSWSKYGHRLLASATDKSLTLWNVVTGEKIARITLQQTPLHARLHPGSSIPSVCLACPLSSAPILVDLNTGSTIVLPVSASDSGNVPLPNSRKFSDGSPPFTPTAATFDKNGELIYVGNSKGEILIVDSKGIQVLGLIPIPGGTVVKDIVFSRDGQYLLTNSNDRVIRVYENILPINGSGKEIEKIITSNNNDYESKYEKLKANGARCLVLSCEVSDAIAKVQWKAPCFSGDAEWIVGASASKGEHRLHIWDRAGRLIKILEGPKEALIDLAWHPFDPTIASVSVAGLTYIWAKEHVENWSAFAPDFIELEENEEYVEREDEFDINAYAERVEELMIDQDAEIDVETCEKNSSFSDFEDSADEIIYLPAIPSPDAPDEQPDKCLVSSSKLEDSNHSGSPPSSMDAVQNGLAIPPASSPLEVVDNSMAEEPSAEAANAKRKRRLSAKGLEMQQAEKVKKPPIKMSSNGKPSKPKSKPVVEPVNGNSSAKIKQQLLEPVNGNSSAADIDDEATEDDEM